A window of Actinomadura viridis genomic DNA:
GCCGCACGCACACCAGCGTGGCCTTGGTGCGGCGCGCGCAGTGCAGGCGCACCGAGGGACGCAGCAGGCGGGAGACCGGACCGCGCGAGCCGCGGCCGACGACCAGGATGTCGTCCTCGCGGGCCAGCCGGACCAGGGTGGCCCCCGGTTCGCCGACCAGCGCCCGCGCGGTCATCTCCAGCCCGGCCGGGACCCCGCCCGCGACCTCGTCCAGCAGCCGGGCGATCAGCTCGGCGCCGGCCCCGCGCAGCGCGTCGGTCACCCCGCAGCCCAGCTGTCCCGCGGCCGACACGTGCGGCGGCAGCGGCGCGGCGTGCACGACCAGCAGCGGCAGGCCGCGGAGCCGGG
This region includes:
- a CDS encoding universal stress protein codes for the protein MDARPEGGPRVVVGVDDSAGARCALSWAIGEARLRGLPLLVVHAAPLPPHVSAAGQLGCGVTDALRGAGAELIARLLDEVAGGVPAGLEMTARALVGEPGATLVRLAREDDILVVGRGSRGPVSRLLRPSVRLHCARRTKATLVCVRPPALDTLLRSLTAGEESSAGQAADRSRLRRLVRRSRRV